From a region of the Sporosarcina ureilytica genome:
- the flgG gene encoding flagellar basal body rod protein FlgG: MLRSMYSGITGLRNFQTKLDVIGNNISNVNTYGFKKGRTVFKDLVSQTLAGASAPTDNRGGVNPRQVGLGSQIAAIDTLHGQGSTQFTGNTLDLAITGDGFFKVTDGSEAVYTRAGNFYMDRDGHLVDGDGRLVQGLNVSLNTTNNTMELVGLAQPYDPTQYGEIKIPTTASSMSIGQDGTVYYVDYPVTGIDGSGNMTFDTDADAVLHVAGKIEVTKFANPAGLEKIGGNLFRASANSGEAVNGFATGQGFGTIESGFLEMSNVDLAEEFTEMIVAQRGFQANTRIITTSDEILQELVNLKR; this comes from the coding sequence ATGTTAAGATCAATGTACTCGGGAATTACAGGACTCCGTAACTTCCAAACAAAATTGGATGTTATCGGGAATAATATCTCAAACGTTAACACGTATGGATTTAAAAAAGGACGAACTGTTTTTAAAGATTTGGTCTCACAGACATTGGCCGGCGCATCAGCACCAACGGATAACCGTGGTGGAGTAAACCCTAGACAAGTTGGACTTGGGTCACAAATTGCAGCGATTGATACGCTGCATGGGCAAGGGTCTACTCAGTTTACAGGTAATACGTTAGACCTTGCGATTACTGGAGATGGTTTTTTCAAAGTAACAGATGGAAGTGAAGCAGTCTATACACGCGCTGGAAATTTCTATATGGATAGAGATGGCCATTTAGTTGATGGCGACGGTAGACTTGTGCAAGGGTTGAATGTCAGTCTCAATACAACGAATAATACTATGGAATTGGTTGGTCTAGCACAACCATATGACCCTACCCAGTACGGTGAAATTAAAATTCCTACCACCGCGTCTTCTATGTCAATTGGTCAAGACGGTACGGTTTATTATGTGGATTATCCAGTTACTGGTATTGATGGAAGTGGAAATATGACATTTGATACAGATGCAGATGCGGTTCTTCATGTTGCCGGTAAAATCGAAGTTACAAAATTTGCTAACCCAGCTGGCCTTGAAAAGATTGGTGGAAACTTATTCCGCGCGTCAGCGAACTCTGGAGAAGCCGTGAATGGTTTTGCAACTGGCCAAGGTTTCGGTACAATCGAATCCGGCTTCCTAGAAATGTCCAATGTTGACCTTGCTGAAGAATTCACAGAAATGATTGTTGCACAACGTGGTTTCCAGGCGAATACAAGAATTATTACGACGTCTGATGAAATTCTGCAGGAACTAGTAAACTTAAAACGTTAA
- a CDS encoding TIGR02530 family flagellar biosynthesis protein, with product MNNINLHRIPSQPIIHSQTPKRIEDPQKQSFSELLIKATTSTASLKVSKHASERLEERNITISETEWERVSTKVNEAKAKGVKESLVLLDQAALIVSAKNATVITAMDRSEAKDQLFTNIDGTIVLS from the coding sequence ATGAATAACATTAACTTACACCGTATTCCTTCACAACCGATCATACATAGTCAAACACCTAAAAGAATCGAAGACCCACAAAAACAATCGTTTAGTGAACTTTTAATAAAAGCTACTACATCTACAGCTAGCTTAAAAGTTAGTAAACACGCGAGTGAACGGTTGGAAGAAAGAAATATTACAATTTCTGAAACAGAATGGGAACGTGTTTCGACGAAAGTGAATGAAGCCAAAGCAAAGGGAGTTAAGGAATCCCTAGTATTACTGGATCAAGCAGCACTTATCGTAAGTGCGAAAAACGCAACGGTCATCACTGCAATGGATCGTTCAGAGGCGAAAGACCAATTATTTACGAATATTGACGGCACAATTGTACTTAGCTAA
- the flgD gene encoding flagellar hook assembly protein FlgD has translation MVNMSGQSPITNEMYLINKKRDERKTGDGTLGKDDFLKILIAQLQNQDPTNPMQDKEFMAQMAQFSALEQTMNLTKAFEKFAETQNQSQLIQYNSFVGKNVKWHEIEHDKSGNPIIGEDGKPVVNEGNGRITSVKFVNGSVVFTMSDGKELTPGNISEVLAGASSGNNLVEASMLIGKKVSYQADDVEKSGVVVSVANKDGKLEYILGDDSRITDNQLISISQ, from the coding sequence ATGGTGAATATGAGCGGGCAGTCCCCGATAACAAACGAGATGTATTTAATTAATAAAAAGCGTGATGAACGGAAAACAGGCGATGGCACGTTAGGAAAAGATGATTTTTTAAAAATCTTAATCGCTCAATTGCAAAACCAGGACCCGACAAATCCGATGCAAGATAAAGAGTTTATGGCACAAATGGCACAGTTTTCAGCGTTAGAACAGACGATGAACTTAACGAAGGCATTCGAGAAATTTGCCGAAACACAAAACCAATCACAATTAATTCAATACAATAGCTTTGTCGGAAAAAATGTAAAGTGGCATGAAATTGAACATGATAAAAGCGGTAATCCAATCATTGGAGAAGACGGAAAACCGGTTGTCAATGAAGGAAATGGCAGAATCACTTCTGTGAAATTTGTCAATGGTTCAGTTGTCTTTACGATGAGTGATGGGAAAGAGTTGACACCTGGCAATATTTCTGAAGTCCTTGCTGGTGCATCGAGTGGGAACAATCTTGTTGAAGCAAGTATGCTTATCGGTAAAAAAGTAAGTTATCAAGCCGATGACGTTGAAAAATCTGGTGTTGTCGTATCAGTTGCTAATAAAGACGGCAAACTCGAATATATTTTAGGCGACGACAGCCGAATTACAGACAATCAACTTATATCCATAAGTCAATAA
- a CDS encoding flagellar hook-length control protein FliK, which translates to MINGLIIPTQMRLDKMPSMEATSKVGSDANTGEFGLVLASLTANSSIAVPTLNEPKFSNEDLVELLQVTSVEELIGLLEEIGQAHKELPELMDDHLIFHDDKLLGWLAEIIPNLNQSDKADEIPTFGIGGLMNAVSLRELLEQLEALGPEILASFEQGIGGRAHLSQDEAITLVAVLKMVAIEGPKLDLTLRQEQQLYSLQGMLKILGEALNVSTEKAQPTRTSTLPFMETNVTNQIKVQASELTGQSVTHSILTATRLDGGDVVNGTQQNSRAEELLRELQNVLKRSNLGQTGGTNRISVRLYPEHLGQLRIELLQTNGVLTARILASSALGKEMLENHLHQLRNTFFQQNIQVERIEISQMLNETPQHEREQSFGQQFKQEQENSNEQKSDQSDEGHMTFEEYMIQLEV; encoded by the coding sequence TTGATTAACGGATTAATTATACCGACACAAATGCGGTTGGATAAAATGCCGTCAATGGAGGCAACTTCAAAGGTTGGAAGTGATGCGAATACTGGGGAATTTGGTTTAGTTCTTGCATCTTTAACTGCAAATAGTTCAATAGCAGTTCCGACATTAAACGAACCGAAATTCTCTAATGAAGACCTTGTCGAACTTCTACAAGTAACAAGCGTTGAAGAATTAATCGGATTGCTTGAAGAAATTGGTCAAGCACATAAAGAATTGCCAGAACTAATGGATGATCATTTGATCTTTCATGATGACAAGTTGCTAGGATGGTTAGCAGAAATAATTCCTAATTTGAACCAGTCGGATAAAGCGGATGAAATTCCAACTTTTGGAATTGGGGGATTAATGAATGCGGTATCCCTTAGAGAATTGTTAGAACAGCTAGAGGCATTAGGTCCAGAAATACTGGCAAGTTTTGAACAGGGAATTGGCGGACGAGCTCATCTGTCACAAGATGAAGCCATTACCTTAGTCGCTGTCCTAAAAATGGTAGCAATCGAAGGACCGAAATTAGATTTAACATTAAGGCAAGAACAGCAACTTTATTCGTTACAAGGGATGCTGAAAATTTTAGGAGAAGCCTTAAATGTTAGCACTGAAAAAGCTCAACCGACACGAACGAGCACACTGCCATTTATGGAAACGAATGTTACTAATCAGATTAAAGTACAGGCAAGTGAATTAACAGGACAATCAGTTACGCATTCGATTTTAACAGCAACACGATTGGATGGCGGAGATGTTGTTAATGGAACGCAACAAAACAGTCGTGCAGAAGAATTACTGCGTGAACTGCAAAATGTGCTTAAGCGTTCAAATCTTGGTCAAACAGGTGGGACAAATCGAATTTCCGTCAGGTTATATCCTGAGCATTTAGGACAGCTAAGAATTGAACTATTGCAAACAAATGGAGTTCTTACCGCGCGTATTTTAGCGTCTAGCGCACTTGGGAAAGAAATGCTTGAAAACCATTTACATCAATTAAGAAATACTTTCTTCCAGCAAAATATTCAAGTAGAGCGTATTGAAATTTCTCAAATGCTAAATGAGACTCCACAACATGAACGGGAGCAGTCATTTGGGCAGCAGTTTAAACAGGAGCAAGAAAATTCAAATGAGCAAAAAAGCGATCAAAGTGACGAAGGTCATATGACCTTTGAAGAATATATGATTCAATTGGAGGTGTAA
- a CDS encoding MotE family protein has protein sequence MKNKKLAKKSSSSHKEKSSNTLRNVMMIILITLMLTTAVALVLAKFNNVNVFEAVKEMTAELPFANKEKEDKTAQNGTILEDRVVTLQAEIHEKEAEVHQLQQRLEASTSENEALILEQERLLEEIAELKRANDSTKQKASEMVTTFEKMSAKSAAPVITKMSDAEALQILSNLKPDRLAAILEKMSPEDAAKYTSMMTN, from the coding sequence GTGAAAAATAAAAAGTTGGCAAAAAAAAGTTCGTCGAGTCATAAAGAAAAGTCATCAAATACGCTTCGAAACGTCATGATGATCATTCTCATTACACTAATGCTCACAACTGCTGTCGCGCTTGTACTCGCAAAGTTTAATAACGTAAATGTGTTTGAAGCCGTGAAAGAAATGACTGCAGAACTTCCTTTTGCGAATAAAGAAAAAGAAGATAAAACAGCTCAAAATGGCACTATTTTAGAGGACCGCGTCGTTACATTGCAAGCAGAAATTCATGAGAAAGAAGCAGAGGTCCATCAATTACAGCAACGGCTAGAAGCTTCAACAAGTGAAAATGAAGCTTTAATACTAGAACAAGAAAGATTGTTGGAGGAAATTGCGGAACTAAAGCGTGCAAACGACTCGACCAAACAAAAAGCAAGCGAAATGGTGACAACATTTGAAAAAATGTCCGCCAAATCTGCCGCGCCAGTCATAACTAAAATGAGTGATGCAGAAGCACTTCAAATACTTTCAAATTTAAAACCAGACAGACTTGCGGCAATATTAGAGAAGATGTCCCCAGAAGATGCTGCAAAATATACATCAATGATGACAAATTAA
- the fliJ gene encoding flagellar export protein FliJ — translation MRTYHYRFENVLTYRELEKSETEIDYQAAVESFEEIGTELYELLKQKETTIMNQQKQMEEGSSINAIHHYMRFIDSLEKKIERVQQQVIRARSKMQLYEQKLLERTMEVRKFEKMKEKDWEEYQRDMEYREAQRLDELSALTFRGKENG, via the coding sequence ATGAGAACTTATCATTATCGTTTTGAAAATGTCCTTACATATCGCGAACTAGAAAAAAGCGAAACGGAGATAGATTATCAAGCCGCTGTGGAATCTTTTGAAGAGATTGGTACTGAACTTTATGAGTTATTGAAGCAAAAAGAAACGACGATAATGAATCAACAAAAACAGATGGAAGAAGGATCTTCCATTAACGCTATCCACCATTACATGCGTTTTATTGATAGTCTTGAAAAGAAAATTGAAAGAGTGCAGCAACAAGTTATTAGAGCGCGTTCTAAGATGCAATTGTATGAACAGAAGTTATTAGAAAGAACGATGGAAGTTCGAAAGTTTGAAAAGATGAAAGAGAAAGATTGGGAAGAATATCAGCGTGACATGGAGTATCGTGAAGCGCAAAGGCTTGATGAGTTGTCTGCGCTGACTTTTCGTGGAAAAGAAAACGGGTGA
- the fliI gene encoding flagellar protein export ATPase FliI, protein MRKAEELTEFIPTINTYKKFGRVVRVVGLMIESQGPESSIGDVCRIHLNNGLKGETTIMAEVVGFREEIVILMPYTDIQDIASGCLVEGIGKPLEIKVGMNLLGKVLDSMGNPMDGSQLPRGLSTVRTDCEPPNALSRPPIDDKLEVGVKAIDGMLTVGNGQRVGIFAGSGVGKSTLLGMIARNTKADINIIALIGERGREVREFVERDLGPEGLKRSIVVAATSDQPALMRIKGAFTATAIAEYFRDKGLNVMLMMDSVTRVAMAQREIGLAVGEPPATRGYTPSVFSILPKLLERTGTNEHGAITAFYTVLVDGDDMNEPIADTVRGILDGHIVLDRALANKGQYPAINVLGSVSRLMNHITSPEHLKAAEKLRDLYYTYNKSEDLINIGAYKRGTSPEVDMAIDYEPLITNFLKQSFTDNISIEDTINELVELGVGAGM, encoded by the coding sequence ATGAGGAAAGCGGAAGAATTGACGGAATTTATCCCAACCATAAATACGTATAAGAAATTCGGTCGAGTCGTCCGCGTCGTCGGTCTGATGATTGAATCCCAAGGTCCTGAAAGTTCTATCGGTGATGTGTGCCGTATTCACTTGAACAATGGGCTAAAAGGTGAGACTACGATTATGGCGGAAGTAGTCGGTTTTCGTGAAGAAATCGTTATTCTTATGCCTTATACAGATATTCAAGATATTGCAAGTGGTTGCCTTGTTGAGGGAATTGGTAAACCACTAGAAATAAAAGTCGGTATGAATTTACTTGGCAAAGTGCTTGACTCCATGGGGAATCCAATGGACGGTAGCCAATTGCCAAGAGGATTGTCGACGGTTCGGACAGATTGTGAACCACCCAACGCGCTTAGTCGACCGCCTATCGATGACAAGCTAGAAGTCGGTGTCAAGGCGATTGATGGAATGTTGACAGTTGGGAATGGACAAAGGGTCGGTATATTTGCCGGTTCAGGAGTTGGTAAAAGTACGTTACTCGGGATGATTGCGCGTAATACAAAAGCTGATATTAATATTATCGCGCTTATCGGTGAGCGTGGACGCGAAGTGCGCGAATTCGTTGAGAGGGACCTTGGGCCAGAAGGATTAAAACGCTCGATTGTTGTCGCTGCAACATCCGATCAACCGGCCTTAATGCGAATAAAAGGTGCGTTCACGGCTACTGCAATTGCAGAGTATTTTCGCGATAAAGGGTTAAATGTCATGTTAATGATGGACTCCGTTACGAGAGTTGCGATGGCACAACGAGAAATTGGTTTAGCTGTCGGTGAACCGCCAGCGACTCGAGGTTATACCCCGTCAGTTTTTTCTATTTTGCCGAAGCTATTAGAAAGAACAGGTACGAATGAACACGGAGCGATAACCGCATTTTATACAGTACTTGTCGATGGTGACGATATGAATGAACCTATTGCAGATACGGTACGTGGGATTCTAGATGGTCATATTGTGTTGGATCGAGCGTTAGCAAATAAAGGTCAATATCCAGCAATCAATGTTTTGGGTAGTGTAAGCCGTTTGATGAATCATATTACAAGTCCAGAACACTTAAAAGCCGCCGAGAAATTAAGAGATTTATACTATACCTACAATAAATCTGAAGATCTGATTAATATTGGGGCATATAAACGCGGCACATCCCCAGAAGTAGATATGGCAATAGATTATGAACCGCTTATTACAAATTTCTTGAAACAAAGTTTTACCGATAATATTTCAATTGAAGACACAATAAACGAGCTAGTTGAACTTGGCGTAGGGGCTGGTATGTAA
- the fliH gene encoding flagellar assembly protein FliH — protein MFKSFQASAKVPTRQISIRNFNRVVEEIVDESNAMDLVLLERERQLENAQKSMEEERKSIQNMRQTAAQDIEAMQSAWKEERAQLEQRAYDEGFQIGFTEGRDKALADMKAAIEQANKITQKSKESAEEYQASQERVILELALRAAERILNEALEEDENKFLSVVKKALIEVREMKEVKLYVSVDDYGLVSANRSELAAIFPPDTPFLIFANEDFEATECYVETNHGRIVVSIDEQLNELRENLIEILESED, from the coding sequence GTGTTTAAATCCTTTCAAGCTAGCGCTAAAGTACCGACCCGTCAAATTTCCATCCGGAATTTTAATAGGGTAGTAGAAGAAATCGTTGATGAATCTAATGCAATGGATTTAGTTTTATTAGAGCGAGAACGGCAATTAGAAAATGCACAAAAGTCGATGGAAGAAGAAAGAAAAAGCATTCAAAACATGAGACAGACTGCTGCTCAAGATATTGAAGCGATGCAATCGGCTTGGAAAGAGGAAAGAGCGCAATTAGAACAGCGGGCGTATGATGAAGGGTTTCAAATTGGCTTCACAGAAGGGCGCGATAAAGCTTTAGCGGATATGAAAGCGGCAATTGAACAGGCAAATAAAATAACCCAAAAATCAAAAGAAAGTGCAGAAGAGTACCAAGCAAGCCAAGAAAGAGTCATTTTGGAGTTAGCGTTGAGAGCTGCAGAACGAATCCTAAACGAAGCACTGGAAGAAGATGAAAACAAGTTTTTATCGGTTGTTAAAAAAGCCTTAATTGAAGTACGAGAAATGAAAGAAGTAAAACTTTATGTATCTGTGGACGATTACGGTTTAGTGTCAGCCAATCGTTCAGAGCTGGCAGCTATATTTCCGCCGGATACGCCATTTCTTATTTTTGCGAACGAAGATTTTGAAGCAACTGAATGTTATGTCGAAACGAATCACGGAAGAATCGTTGTCAGCATCGATGAACAATTAAATGAACTAAGAGAGAATTTGATTGAAATATTAGAAAGCGAGGATTGA
- the fliG gene encoding flagellar motor switch protein FliG, with protein MVRKEKELTGKQKAALLLISLGPEVAASVYKNLNEEEVERLTLEISSVKKVESSVKEKIIEEFHNIAIAQDYISQGGIGYAKTVLEKALGKNHAQAIINRLTSSLHVRPFHFARNADPSQLLNFIQNEHPQTIALILSYLKAEQAGVILSSLPQEMQADIARRIATIDSTSPEVIGEIEAILERKLSSTVTHDYSETGGVDAVVEVLNGVDRATEKTILDALGIQDPDLAEEIKKRMFVFEDIVTLDNQSIQRIIRECENEDLILSLKVSSEDVQKVLFSNMSARMAESFKEEIEIMGPVRLRDVEEAQTRIVSIIRRLEDSGEIIIARGGGDDIIV; from the coding sequence TTGGTAAGAAAAGAAAAAGAATTGACAGGAAAACAAAAAGCTGCTCTACTCCTTATTTCTCTCGGGCCAGAAGTAGCGGCTTCTGTTTATAAAAACTTAAATGAAGAAGAAGTTGAGCGCTTAACATTGGAAATTTCTAGCGTGAAAAAAGTTGAATCCTCTGTGAAGGAAAAGATTATTGAAGAGTTTCATAATATTGCCATCGCTCAAGATTATATTTCGCAAGGTGGAATCGGGTATGCGAAAACTGTACTCGAAAAGGCACTTGGAAAAAATCATGCGCAGGCGATTATTAATCGATTGACATCATCTTTACATGTGCGACCTTTCCACTTCGCCAGGAATGCGGATCCTAGTCAATTGCTTAATTTCATTCAAAACGAACATCCACAGACCATTGCGCTTATCCTGTCTTATTTGAAAGCAGAACAAGCGGGGGTTATTTTGTCCTCTTTACCGCAAGAAATGCAGGCAGATATTGCTAGAAGGATCGCGACGATAGATTCAACATCCCCAGAAGTCATTGGCGAAATTGAAGCGATTTTGGAACGGAAACTTTCTTCAACAGTCACGCACGATTATTCAGAAACAGGCGGAGTGGATGCTGTTGTAGAAGTTCTGAATGGTGTAGACCGTGCTACGGAAAAAACAATTTTAGATGCGTTGGGAATCCAAGACCCAGACTTAGCGGAAGAAATCAAGAAGCGTATGTTTGTATTCGAGGATATTGTCACACTTGACAACCAATCTATTCAAAGAATTATTCGGGAGTGTGAAAACGAAGATCTAATTCTATCCCTTAAAGTATCAAGTGAAGATGTTCAAAAAGTTTTATTTAGCAATATGTCCGCTCGTATGGCTGAATCATTTAAAGAAGAAATTGAAATTATGGGACCGGTACGACTTCGAGATGTAGAGGAAGCGCAAACTAGAATTGTTAGCATTATACGCAGGCTCGAAGATTCAGGTGAGATTATAATCGCACGCGGTGGAGGGGACGACATCATTGTCTAA
- the fliF gene encoding flagellar basal-body MS-ring/collar protein FliF, translating to MNERFAKTKNDIQAFWSSRSKKQKTTYGASLIAVIIIAATITFFLSRTEYVPLYTDVSIAEIGRIKEQLDMLGVQSQIAPGGTSILVPKERVDDLLVTLAAEGYPSTGTIDYSFFSNNAGFGMTDNEFNVIKLASMQTELANLMKGIEGVKDAKVMLTLPSENVFLNDHNQRASAAIILNTNPGHQFNESQINALYNLVSKSIPNLSKEDIEITNQYFEYFDLKTEKEQFGTSIADQIAVKKSIERDLQRQVQMMLGTMMGQDKVIVSVTTDIDFKLENREESLVTPVDEESMEGIALSVQRITESFTGNTPVVGGEPPMDDPTDNNTSIGEFAGSNGDYERIEETVNHEVNRIRKEIVESPYKIRDIGIQVMVEPPVAEDMASMPVGLQDDIEQILATIIRTSIDKEAAGELTNNEINERIVVSVQPFNGKVTAFDAPSVKVPLWIYIVGGALLLIIIVLVILFVRNRRAAEEAEVEEVIEGQEKVLHVEDINEEQETEGTLRRKQLEKMAKEKPEEFAKLLRTWIAED from the coding sequence ATGAATGAAAGATTTGCGAAAACCAAAAATGATATACAGGCATTTTGGTCAAGTCGCTCTAAAAAACAAAAAACTACATATGGCGCCTCGCTAATAGCGGTCATTATCATCGCGGCTACAATAACCTTTTTCCTCTCTAGAACAGAGTATGTCCCGCTTTATACAGATGTATCGATAGCAGAAATTGGCCGCATTAAAGAACAGTTAGATATGCTTGGTGTTCAAAGTCAAATTGCTCCTGGTGGAACGTCGATTTTAGTGCCAAAAGAACGGGTGGACGATTTATTAGTTACACTTGCTGCTGAAGGATATCCAAGCACGGGAACGATTGACTACTCTTTTTTCTCAAACAATGCAGGATTTGGTATGACGGATAATGAGTTCAATGTGATTAAGCTTGCATCTATGCAAACCGAGCTCGCGAATCTAATGAAAGGTATTGAAGGTGTTAAAGATGCAAAAGTAATGCTGACGTTGCCTAGTGAAAATGTTTTTCTAAATGATCATAACCAACGCGCAAGTGCGGCGATTATATTGAATACAAATCCCGGACATCAATTTAACGAATCACAAATTAACGCACTTTATAATTTAGTTTCTAAAAGCATTCCTAATCTTTCTAAAGAAGATATTGAAATTACAAACCAATACTTTGAGTATTTCGATTTAAAAACGGAAAAAGAACAATTCGGAACAAGTATTGCCGATCAAATCGCAGTTAAAAAGTCGATTGAAAGAGATTTGCAACGACAGGTTCAAATGATGCTTGGAACAATGATGGGACAAGACAAAGTCATAGTTTCAGTCACGACGGATATTGATTTCAAACTTGAAAATAGAGAAGAATCATTAGTTACGCCAGTAGATGAAGAGAGCATGGAGGGCATTGCACTAAGTGTTCAAAGAATCACTGAGTCATTTACAGGGAATACGCCAGTTGTAGGAGGAGAACCTCCTATGGATGACCCGACTGACAATAATACGAGCATTGGTGAATTCGCTGGTTCAAATGGAGATTATGAGCGAATTGAGGAAACGGTTAATCATGAAGTGAACAGGATTCGAAAAGAAATCGTTGAAAGTCCATATAAAATTCGAGATATCGGTATTCAAGTGATGGTTGAGCCGCCAGTCGCTGAAGATATGGCATCTATGCCAGTTGGTTTACAAGATGATATTGAGCAGATTTTAGCGACAATCATTCGTACTTCTATCGACAAAGAAGCAGCGGGAGAACTAACAAACAATGAGATAAATGAAAGAATCGTTGTATCGGTTCAACCGTTCAACGGTAAAGTAACGGCGTTCGATGCACCAAGCGTTAAAGTTCCGCTATGGATTTATATAGTAGGCGGCGCGTTGCTATTAATTATAATTGTGTTAGTCATCTTGTTTGTACGTAATCGTCGTGCCGCAGAAGAGGCAGAAGTTGAAGAGGTCATAGAAGGACAAGAAAAAGTGTTACACGTTGAAGATATTAACGAGGAACAAGAAACAGAAGGAACGTTACGCCGTAAACAGCTAGAAAAAATGGCTAAAGAAAAACCAGAGGAATTCGCCAAGTTATTACGTACTTGGATAGCGGAAGATTAA
- the fliE gene encoding flagellar hook-basal body complex protein FliE, with amino-acid sequence MKAPTASLQGVQNNSKLTSYEAQQSFGSFLKEAINNTNVQQIESDLLTKKLVHGENVNLHEVMIAAQKASISLNATMEVRNKVVEAYQEIIRMPV; translated from the coding sequence ATGAAAGCGCCTACTGCATCTTTGCAAGGTGTTCAAAATAATTCGAAACTTACCTCTTATGAAGCGCAGCAAAGCTTTGGTAGTTTCTTAAAAGAGGCAATCAACAATACGAATGTTCAACAAATTGAGTCTGATTTATTAACGAAAAAATTAGTACATGGTGAGAATGTTAATCTTCATGAAGTGATGATAGCTGCACAAAAAGCTTCGATTTCATTAAACGCAACGATGGAAGTAAGAAATAAAGTAGTAGAAGCCTATCAAGAAATCATCCGGATGCCAGTCTAA
- the flgC gene encoding flagellar basal body rod protein FlgC produces the protein MGIFHSLNTTASALTAQRLRMDVISSNLANVDTTRGRMVNGEWQPYRRKTVTLQPKGTQFSSMLQMAIGKTRSGDVGNGVQISRISEDTETPFKSVYDPSHPDANAQGYVQMPNVDPLREMVNLMSATRSYEANVTVFNANKSMLMKALEIGK, from the coding sequence TTGGGGATATTTCATAGCCTAAATACGACGGCTTCGGCTTTAACTGCACAACGCTTACGAATGGATGTTATATCATCGAATTTGGCAAACGTGGATACAACACGAGGTCGGATGGTGAATGGTGAATGGCAACCATATCGTAGAAAAACAGTTACCCTCCAACCAAAGGGAACTCAATTTTCTTCGATGCTCCAAATGGCGATTGGCAAAACTCGTTCAGGTGACGTTGGGAACGGTGTTCAAATTTCAAGAATATCAGAAGATACAGAGACGCCGTTTAAATCTGTTTATGACCCATCGCATCCAGATGCGAATGCACAAGGATATGTACAAATGCCAAATGTTGACCCACTACGGGAAATGGTGAATTTAATGTCGGCTACACGTTCTTATGAAGCAAACGTCACAGTATTTAATGCCAATAAATCAATGCTTATGAAAGCATTAGAAATCGGTAAGTAG
- the flgB gene encoding flagellar basal body rod protein FlgB, with protein MKLFGQTISSLERGLNYSATKGKVIAQNIANVDTPNYKAKRVKFKEFLVDAQMNELRAYKTEHKHMDFPERNVQPGVFDYSNFRYRHDGNGVDMDKEQANLAENQIYYNALVDRLNGKFNTLQNVIKGGR; from the coding sequence ATGAAGCTATTTGGACAGACGATATCTTCGCTGGAGCGGGGGCTTAATTACTCTGCGACTAAAGGGAAGGTTATTGCGCAAAACATTGCGAATGTTGATACGCCGAACTATAAAGCGAAGCGTGTTAAATTTAAGGAGTTTTTAGTAGATGCGCAAATGAATGAGCTCAGGGCATATAAAACAGAACATAAACATATGGACTTTCCAGAAAGAAATGTTCAACCTGGTGTATTTGACTATTCGAATTTTCGTTATAGACATGATGGTAATGGTGTCGATATGGACAAAGAGCAAGCTAATCTGGCCGAAAACCAAATTTATTATAATGCATTAGTAGACCGACTGAATGGAAAGTTCAACACGTTACAAAATGTGATTAAAGGAGGACGCTAA